In Salmo salar chromosome ssa03, Ssal_v3.1, whole genome shotgun sequence, a single genomic region encodes these proteins:
- the LOC106600060 gene encoding Golgi reassembly-stacking protein 2 yields the protein MGGLQSAEIPGGGSEGYHVLRVQENSPGHRAGLEPFFDFIVSINNERLNKDNDTLKDLLKASVEKPVRMLVYSSKTLELRESTVIPSNLWGGQGLLGVSIRFCSFEGANENIWHVLEVEPNSPAALAGLRPHTDYIIGADTVMNESEDLFSLIETHEGKGLKLYVYNTDTDNCREVVITPNSAWGGEGSLGCGIGYGYLHRIPTRPFEEGKKIRFPGPLPSGEPISPLKDGFTQVQLAAVTPPPAMPSVPTGLEDSLSGLSISSAPPTIPSEFQTGLPTVPLLPTSISPSLSPLNPASTTFNPATTLPGLMPLPGSFPLLPNLTNLNLGALPDLSAVSLAGFPPLAPLPPLNLPGVTPFPPMPAMLSQLPLLPPGVTSFPPVDLSSFTLPTVAPEKQTLPDATVPSTATQSAVASETAPTESQASTETTSS from the exons ATGGGGGGATTGCAGAGTGCCGAGATACCGGGAGGAGGATCCGAAGGCTACCATGTTCTTCGG GTTCAGGAGAACTCTCCAGGACACCGGGCAGGACTGGAGCCTTTCTTTGACTTCATCGTCTCCATCAACAATGAAAGACTG AACAAGGACAATGACACCCTGAAGGACCTATTGAAGGCCAGTGTGGAGAAGCCAGTCAGGATGCTGGTCTACTCCTCGAAGACCCTGGAGCTCAGGGAGTCCACCGTCATCCCTAGCAACCTCTGGGGTGGCCAGGGCCTGCTGGGAGTCTCCATACGCTTCTGCAGCTTCGAGGGAGCCAATGAGAACATCTGGCACGTGCTG gagGTGGAGCCTAACTCTCCAGCAGCCCTGGCTGGCTTGCGGCCCCACACTGATTACATCATAGGAGCCGACACCGTTATGAACGAG tcggAGGACCTGTTTTCCCTGATAGAGACCCATGAAGGGAAGGGGCTGAAGCTGTATGTTtataacacagacacagacaactgCAGAGAGGTGGTCATCACCCCGAACAGCGCctggggaggggagggcag TCTGGGATGTGGGATAGGATACGGGTACCTGCACAGAATTCCCACCCGACCATTTGAAGAGGGGAAGAAGATCCGTTTTCCAGGTCCTCTTCCCAGTGGTGAGCCCATCAGCCCGCTCAAGGATGGATTCACTCAG GTTCAGCTGGCAGCTGTAACCCCTCCGCCTGCCATGCCTTCTGTCCCCACGGGGCTCGAGGATTCGCTGTCCGGCCTGTCAATCAGCTCAGCCCCGCCCACTATCCCAAGCGAGTTTCAGACAG GTctccccactgttcccctgcTGCCCACCTCTATCAGCCCCTCCCTGAGCCCCCTAAACCCTGCCTCCACGACCTTCAACCCCGCCACCACGCTACCAG GTCTGATGCCTCTCCCGGGCAGCTTCCCCCTACTTCCAAACCTCACCAACCTCAACCTCGGCGCACTACCAGACCTCAGCGCTGTGTCGTTAGCAG GTTTCCCTCCACtcgcccccctccctcctctgaacCTGCCCGGAGTCACCCCCTTCCCCCCCATGCCTGCCATGCTGTCCCAGCTACCACTCCTGCCCCCAGGGGTAACATCTTTTCCCCCGGTCGACCTCTCTTCCTTCACCCTTCCAACAGTCGCCCCAGAGAAGCAGACCCTCCCCGATGCCACAGTTCCCTCTACTGCCACACAATCAGCTGTCGCCTCGGAAACCGCCCCCACTGAATCACAGGCTTCCACGGAGACAACGTCGTCGTAA
- the LOC106600054 gene encoding glutamate decarboxylase 1 isoform X2 produces the protein MATSEPTAAGGDQDPNSANVRPSSTRFLQKNNSLGEEGRLAGSLSERQKNLFSCVNSDRDARFRRTETDFSNMFARDLLPAKNGEEATMQFLLELVDILTNYVRKTFDRSTKVLDFHHPHQLLEGMEGFNLELSDQPESLEQILVDCRDTLKYGVRTGHPRFFNQLSTGLDIIGLAGEWLTSTANTNMFTYEIAPVFVLMEQLTLKKMREIIGWPSGEGDGIFSPGGAISNMYSVMIARYKYFPEVKTKGMSAAPRLVLFTSEHSHYSIKKAGAALGFGSENVVLLSTDERGRVIPADLEAKILDVKQKGYHPLFVNATAGSTVYGAFDPINEIADICEKYNMWLHVDGAWGGGLLMSRKHRHKFSGVERANSVTWNPHKMMGVPLQCSAILVREKGILAGCNSMCAGYLFQPDKQYDVSYDTGDKAIQCGRHVDIFKFWLMWKAKGTVGFEQHIDKCLDLSQYLYDKIRNREGYEMVFEGVPQHTNVCFWYIPPSLRGMEHNSKEYREKLHKVAPNIKAMMMESGTTMVGYQPQGQKVNFFRMVISNPAALQSDIDFLIDEIERLGRDL, from the exons ATGGCCACGTCTGAACCGACAGCCGCCGGCGGGGACCAGGACCCCAACTCCGCAAATGTACGACCTTCATCCACAA GGTTCCTGCAGAAGAATAACAGTCTAGGGGAGGAAGGCCGGCTCGCAGGCTCGCTCTCAGAACGCCAGAAGAACCTGTTCTCCTGTGTCAACAGCGACCGGGATGCGCGCTTCCGCCGCACTGAGACCGATTTCTCCAACATGTTTGCGAGAG ACTTACTTCCCGCCAAAAATGGAGAAGAGGCGACTATGCAGTTCTTATTGGAACTTGTGGACATCCTCACCAACTACGTCAGGAAGACGTTTGACCGTTCCACCAAGGTTCTGGACTTCCACCATCCGCATCAGCTGCTCGAGGGCATGGAGGGCTTCAACCTCGAGCTCTCTGACCAGCCAGAGTCCCTTGAGCAGATCCTTGTGGACTGCAGGGACACGCTCAAGTACGGCGTGCGAACAG GTCATCCGCGGTTCTTCAACCAACTCTCTACTGGGCTGGACATCATTGGGCTGGCTGGGGAGTGGCTCACCTCTACAGCCAACACAAACAT GTTCACCTATGAGATCGCTCCAGTGTTTGTCCTGATGGAGCAGCTGACGCTGAAGAAGATGAGAGAGATTATTGGCTGGCCCTCAGGAGAGGGGGACGGCATATTCTCACCAG ggGGTGCCATCTCTAACATGTACAGTGTGATGATCGCTCGCTACAAGTACTTCCCTGAGGTCAAGACCAAGGGCATGTCTGCCGCTCCCCGCCTGGTGCTTTTCACATCAGAACAT AGCCACTACTCTATCAAGAAGGCAGGGGCAGCTCTGGGCTTTGGTTCAGAGAACGTGGTTCTGCTGAGCACAGATGAGAG GGGGAGAGTTATTCCTGCTGATCTAGAAGCTAAGATCCTCGATGTCAAGCAGAAg GGTTATCATCCACTGTTTGTGAACGCTACAGCTGGTTCCACTGTTTACGGAGCATTTGACCCCATCAATGAGATCGCTGACATCTGCGAGAAATACAACATGTGGTTGCACGTAGAC GGTGCATGGGGAGGTGGTCTCCTGATGTCCAGGAAGCATCGCCATAAGTTCAGCGGTGTTGAGAg GGCTAACTCTGTCACATGGAATCCTCACAAGATGATGGGAGTGCCTCTACAGTGCTCCGCCATCCTGGTCAGAGAGAAG gGTATTCTGGCGGGCTGTAACTCGATGTGCGCAGGGTACCTGTTCCAGCCTGATAAACAGTATGATGTCAGCTATGACACAGGTGACAAAGCCATCCAGTGTGGGCGCCACGTTGACATCTTTAAGTTCTGGCTCATGTGGAAGGCCAAG GGCACCGTAGGATTTGAGCAGCACATAGACAAGTGTCTGGACCTGTCTCAGTACCTCTACGACAAGATCAGAAACAGGGAGGGATACGAGATGGTGTTCGAGGGAGTG CCCCAGCACACCAATGTGTGTTTCTGGTACATTCCACCCAGCCTGAGAGGCATGGAACACAACAGCAAAGAGTATCGAGAGAAACTTCACAAG GTGGCGCCCAATatcaaagcaatgatgatggagTCTGGTACGACCATGGTGGGCTACCAGCCTCAGGGCCAGAAGGTCAACTTCTTCCGCATGGTCATCTCCAACCCTGCAGCCCTCCAGTCAGACATCGACTTCCTTATTGACGAGATCGAGAGGCTGGGGCGTGACCTGTAG
- the LOC106600054 gene encoding glutamate decarboxylase 1 isoform X1 yields MATSEPTAAGGDQDPNSANVRPSSTNYDAWMQGCTRKLGMKICGFLQKNNSLGEEGRLAGSLSERQKNLFSCVNSDRDARFRRTETDFSNMFARDLLPAKNGEEATMQFLLELVDILTNYVRKTFDRSTKVLDFHHPHQLLEGMEGFNLELSDQPESLEQILVDCRDTLKYGVRTGHPRFFNQLSTGLDIIGLAGEWLTSTANTNMFTYEIAPVFVLMEQLTLKKMREIIGWPSGEGDGIFSPGGAISNMYSVMIARYKYFPEVKTKGMSAAPRLVLFTSEHSHYSIKKAGAALGFGSENVVLLSTDERGRVIPADLEAKILDVKQKGYHPLFVNATAGSTVYGAFDPINEIADICEKYNMWLHVDGAWGGGLLMSRKHRHKFSGVERANSVTWNPHKMMGVPLQCSAILVREKGILAGCNSMCAGYLFQPDKQYDVSYDTGDKAIQCGRHVDIFKFWLMWKAKGTVGFEQHIDKCLDLSQYLYDKIRNREGYEMVFEGVPQHTNVCFWYIPPSLRGMEHNSKEYREKLHKVAPNIKAMMMESGTTMVGYQPQGQKVNFFRMVISNPAALQSDIDFLIDEIERLGRDL; encoded by the exons ATGGCCACGTCTGAACCGACAGCCGCCGGCGGGGACCAGGACCCCAACTCCGCAAATGTACGACCTTCATCCACAA ACTATGACGCGTGGATGCAAGGATGCACGCGGAAACTGGGGATGAAGATATGTG GGTTCCTGCAGAAGAATAACAGTCTAGGGGAGGAAGGCCGGCTCGCAGGCTCGCTCTCAGAACGCCAGAAGAACCTGTTCTCCTGTGTCAACAGCGACCGGGATGCGCGCTTCCGCCGCACTGAGACCGATTTCTCCAACATGTTTGCGAGAG ACTTACTTCCCGCCAAAAATGGAGAAGAGGCGACTATGCAGTTCTTATTGGAACTTGTGGACATCCTCACCAACTACGTCAGGAAGACGTTTGACCGTTCCACCAAGGTTCTGGACTTCCACCATCCGCATCAGCTGCTCGAGGGCATGGAGGGCTTCAACCTCGAGCTCTCTGACCAGCCAGAGTCCCTTGAGCAGATCCTTGTGGACTGCAGGGACACGCTCAAGTACGGCGTGCGAACAG GTCATCCGCGGTTCTTCAACCAACTCTCTACTGGGCTGGACATCATTGGGCTGGCTGGGGAGTGGCTCACCTCTACAGCCAACACAAACAT GTTCACCTATGAGATCGCTCCAGTGTTTGTCCTGATGGAGCAGCTGACGCTGAAGAAGATGAGAGAGATTATTGGCTGGCCCTCAGGAGAGGGGGACGGCATATTCTCACCAG ggGGTGCCATCTCTAACATGTACAGTGTGATGATCGCTCGCTACAAGTACTTCCCTGAGGTCAAGACCAAGGGCATGTCTGCCGCTCCCCGCCTGGTGCTTTTCACATCAGAACAT AGCCACTACTCTATCAAGAAGGCAGGGGCAGCTCTGGGCTTTGGTTCAGAGAACGTGGTTCTGCTGAGCACAGATGAGAG GGGGAGAGTTATTCCTGCTGATCTAGAAGCTAAGATCCTCGATGTCAAGCAGAAg GGTTATCATCCACTGTTTGTGAACGCTACAGCTGGTTCCACTGTTTACGGAGCATTTGACCCCATCAATGAGATCGCTGACATCTGCGAGAAATACAACATGTGGTTGCACGTAGAC GGTGCATGGGGAGGTGGTCTCCTGATGTCCAGGAAGCATCGCCATAAGTTCAGCGGTGTTGAGAg GGCTAACTCTGTCACATGGAATCCTCACAAGATGATGGGAGTGCCTCTACAGTGCTCCGCCATCCTGGTCAGAGAGAAG gGTATTCTGGCGGGCTGTAACTCGATGTGCGCAGGGTACCTGTTCCAGCCTGATAAACAGTATGATGTCAGCTATGACACAGGTGACAAAGCCATCCAGTGTGGGCGCCACGTTGACATCTTTAAGTTCTGGCTCATGTGGAAGGCCAAG GGCACCGTAGGATTTGAGCAGCACATAGACAAGTGTCTGGACCTGTCTCAGTACCTCTACGACAAGATCAGAAACAGGGAGGGATACGAGATGGTGTTCGAGGGAGTG CCCCAGCACACCAATGTGTGTTTCTGGTACATTCCACCCAGCCTGAGAGGCATGGAACACAACAGCAAAGAGTATCGAGAGAAACTTCACAAG GTGGCGCCCAATatcaaagcaatgatgatggagTCTGGTACGACCATGGTGGGCTACCAGCCTCAGGGCCAGAAGGTCAACTTCTTCCGCATGGTCATCTCCAACCCTGCAGCCCTCCAGTCAGACATCGACTTCCTTATTGACGAGATCGAGAGGCTGGGGCGTGACCTGTAG